A single genomic interval of Candidatus Thermodiscus eudorianus harbors:
- the cas6 gene encoding CRISPR system precrRNA processing endoribonuclease RAMP protein Cas6, whose translation MGPLYRSVFEDVGGFLVSLKLKLYFKGNVILPPYTSRVTKYIIYSSDCFGKLRELYESRSKFRPVTLSTLHTLSGKPLYKRGSEEQLISVREGMTLTASITYFTREGSPLDYSLYDCSGTVREPFNNIEFSIWEIEVLRLESLSLGLDKGDIIRLDFKTPLVMSTKVMTPPSLKSLPLIKNTPNEYRLLPTPGYVAASAMRVWLGVVNGVDPDEYHAPYGIGRLADIFTPEIDYRIRPVTIVYGKDKSGRLRKVRGVVGHVSYLLRSRKIAVTLDRLFALAARMGLGKNRSIGFGELSITTYRP comes from the coding sequence TTGGGGCCTCTCTATAGGTCGGTGTTTGAGGACGTTGGCGGGTTCCTGGTTTCGCTGAAGCTCAAGCTGTATTTCAAGGGCAACGTTATACTGCCCCCCTATACTTCTAGGGTGACGAAGTACATCATTTATTCTAGCGATTGCTTCGGCAAGCTGAGGGAGCTATACGAGTCTCGCTCGAAGTTTAGGCCAGTCACCTTGTCAACGCTCCACACGCTCTCCGGCAAGCCCCTGTACAAGCGCGGTAGCGAGGAGCAACTGATCTCTGTCCGCGAGGGTATGACGTTGACGGCGTCTATAACGTACTTCACCCGGGAGGGGAGCCCGCTGGACTACTCGCTCTACGACTGCAGTGGCACGGTGCGGGAGCCCTTCAATAACATCGAGTTCTCGATCTGGGAGATCGAGGTGCTGCGCCTAGAAAGCCTATCGCTCGGGCTCGACAAGGGGGATATTATACGGCTCGACTTTAAGACGCCGCTCGTGATGAGCACGAAGGTAATGACCCCTCCATCCCTGAAGAGCCTACCGTTGATAAAGAACACGCCCAACGAGTACAGGCTCCTCCCCACACCCGGCTACGTAGCGGCCTCAGCGATGAGGGTCTGGCTCGGGGTAGTCAACGGCGTGGATCCCGACGAGTACCATGCGCCTTACGGGATAGGCCGTCTAGCAGACATCTTCACGCCCGAGATAGACTATAGGATAAGGCCGGTTACAATAGTCTACGGCAAGGATAAGTCCGGCAGGCTGAGGAAGGTCAGGGGAGTGGTCGGCCACGTATCCTACCTACTACGGTCGAGGAAGATAGCCGTGACCCTGGACAGGCTCTTCGCCCTCGCCGCTAGAATGGGCCTAGGGAAGAATAGGAGCATAGGCTTTGGAGAGTTATCCATAACAACCTACAGGCCCTAA